The Mytilus trossulus isolate FHL-02 unplaced genomic scaffold, PNRI_Mtr1.1.1.hap1 h1tg001116l__unscaffolded, whole genome shotgun sequence genome has a window encoding:
- the LOC134703577 gene encoding LOW QUALITY PROTEIN: cytochrome c oxidase subunit 2-like (The sequence of the model RefSeq protein was modified relative to this genomic sequence to represent the inferred CDS: substituted 3 bases at 3 genomic stop codons), producing the protein MSFYGSRYFGDIVHGELGKDLFRYHGFVMIVAVAVLVFVIYIGCVILLTKFSYRHFLNRQRLEFXWTIVPMLMLVGLWFPSIINLYYIEEVKRPRXNFKAIGKQWYXSYEFCRNLDTPSSRESAERISCYTIDSYIEDQQETFRKGGYRLLDVDNRMVAPADVQITAFVRRSDVLHSFALPKLLIKVDAIPGRINRLPIKASQCRIIYGQCSEICGVNHRFIPIVIEFIPEKYFVIWLEALN; encoded by the coding sequence atgtctttttacGGGAGTCGATATTTTGGTGATATTGTCCATGGGGAACTAGGGAAAGACCTGTTCCGGTACCATGGTTTTGTGATGATAGTAGCAGTGGCTGTGTtggtctttgttatatatataggatGCGTAATCCTTCTTACTAAATTTTCTTATCGCCATTTCTTGAACCGTCAACGATTAGAATTTTGATGGACTATTGTGCCAATGTTGATGTTAGTAGGGTTGTGGTTTCCTTCTATAATTAACCTATATTATATAGAAGAAGTAAAACGGCCCCGGTGAAATTTTAAGGCGATTGGGAAACAATGGTACTGATCTTACGAATTTTGTCGCAATTTAGACACTCCAAGCTCTAGAGAAAGCGCTGAAAGAATTTCGTGTTATACAATTGATTCTTACATAGAAGACCAGCAGGAGACATTTAGAAAAGGAGGGTATCGTTTGTTGGATGTTGATAACCGGATGGTGGCTCCAGCAGATGTGCAAATAACTGCTTTTGTAAGAAGGTCTGATGTGCTCCATTCGTTTGCACTCCCTAAGTTACTAATTAAAGTAGATGCCATCCCAGGTCGAATTAATCGGCTTCCTATAAAAGCTTCCCAGTGTAGAATTATTTACGGGCAGTGTTCTGAAATTTGCGGGGTTAACCATAGATTTATACCGATTGTGATTGAGTTTATTCCtgagaaatattttgtcatatggTTGGAAGctcttaactaa